From the genome of Trichosurus vulpecula isolate mTriVul1 chromosome 6, mTriVul1.pri, whole genome shotgun sequence:
GAGGTGAATCAGTTTTCAAACGCCTAGAAGAGGAGGCAACCGTGTTCCGGGCAAAGCttggaatggggggtgggggccgAGGGATACTGACAGGTGGGGGGGGCTTGGGCACTTCCTCAGCATCCTCTGATTCCTGAGGGTTGGTACGGCAGATCTTAGTTTCATCTGTCTTTGACTTGGGGAGATTCCTGATCGGTTTGGCACTGGGTTTCTTGAGGGAGGTCTTGTGTTGCAAGGGGGAGTCCTTCCCCAAACGGATGCTGCTGGATGTAACATTTCCTCTCTGCAGTCTCTGCTCTTCTGCTGCTACAGCTGCTGCTACGGCCACACCAGAAGGCCTTCGTGGGGATGTGTCTGCGGTGCCTCTGACGGAGCTTCGGCGGGGTAGTCGAGTATCTGTACTGCTGGTGGCCTCCCGAGGGGTCGCCCGGGCTGTTACTTCAGGCCGTTTCCAGCTTCCCGAACTTCGGCTGGATTTGGAGATGGGAACCACCTTGCGCATACTCTCATTTTCGGAGGCATTCAGGGTCCGCACTGGCTTGGAAGAAGGCCCCAGGCTACGCCGCACATTCCCAGGTTTGGAGGCACTTGTAGGTGTGTCTTTCAGAGAGTTTCTCTTTGGTCCTGTTGCCTCTTTCCCTTTGACTACTTTGTCCTTGGGCAGGCCACATTTGTAACCAGGCTCATTCTTCCCAACAGCAAAAGCACAGTCTTCCCCGGTGGGACTGAAATTTGAGATAGAGGGAACTCTGCTACTCCTGGTCTCTCCCTCCATATCACCAGTACCAGAAGACACGGAGCCATTCACTGTTTTCCCCTCTTTTGATTCACTGCTTCCCATTTTGGGGTCATTTCCTTCTGAGCAATCCAAAGTCAAGGAACAGTCAGTGGTGTCTGAGATGTAGAAAATAACTCCGGCCTCCTTATTTTCAGACTCACTTGTGTCCGTGGCTGCAGAGACTGTACTGCTAGGCACTATGACATCAGCTGCCACGTCCTTCGGGGCCGAGCTGccagtttccctttctgtcatttcTTTAGAGTCTTGGCCAGTGGGCACCAGGATGTCATCAGCAGCAGTAAGGGACGGCAAGCTCGCATCATCCAATGATTCCGATTCCACTGGGCTAGAGTCTTCCGAGATAAACCTTGGGGACTCCTCTTGTTTCATCGGCTCCTGGAGGTCAAACTGGATCAAGCCATGAACCAGCTCTCGTTCTTCAATCCCCATGGTCAGGGTGGACAATGGAGGCACACCAGGCCCACTGTTGCTTtgtatattgttattattggtaTGGTTCTGTGTACGGTAAAGGATGGCATTAGAATTCTCCAGACACGGATTGGGAAGCTGGCCAGGCTGAATCAGGGGTGGATTATTGCTGTCCTTCTCAGCCTCTGGGGCCTGATGGAAGTGTAAGTGGTTGGAGTTCACATCCTTTGGCCCTGTGGGTTCCATCCAGGCCATTGAAGGCCTGGACTGCCTCGTGCCAGTCCTAGGAAGGCTGTTGAATTTGTTCAGGTCCTCCCCTGTGGAGGTCTCCAGGAAAGTGAGCAGCTCTCGATCTGCGGAGGTGCCCAAGGAAAGCCGGGAGCGACGGGAGTTAGGGGGTCGGTGGGAAGGGCTGATGGGCCTCTGATGCAGGAAGGGGAGGACATCTTCCAGGCTCTTCTTTGTCAACAGCTCCACATCATTCTCACTGCTGCTCCTCCCAAAGCCCCCGATCTCCCCCGCAGCCCAGGAACGCCTCTTCTCTTCCAGTCCCTTCAATTTCTGTAGCTGGCGGAGTTCCTGCATTTCTCGGTCCCTGTTGtcctagagaaaggagagaaaaacccCATGGAGGATGAGAagaatgttatctcatctgatcctctcaaTAATCCTAATAAGTAGgagatgactttcccagggtcacacagctagtaagtgtctaaatcaggatttgaactcaagtcttcctcattccaaattCAGAGCTCTACCCCCTTCGGTGACACGTTTATAGTTTCTAGAACTTAATATCTGAACATGACACTCATTCATCCCCGCCAACTCTTTTGACTCTCATATATTCTAACCCTGTGTTCCCCCTACATAGCCAATGTTCCtataaagctttaaggtttacaaagtactttgtgtATCGTGACTCAAGAGGACTGAAGATGTAGTCTGCCTCCCACCTCCTGCCAGCGAGGTGATAAGccttaaaatacaaaatgagctagagatttCGGAATCCGTTTCCCTGGATCATGCAT
Proteins encoded in this window:
- the FHDC1 gene encoding FH2 domain-containing protein 1, which produces MHVMNCVSLASEKENGDLSAAAGLMIGQTAPPPPPPPPPPPPPPPLPCPDNGCPPVPPPPPLPGGPPIPPPPPGLPPSYVNGHGPLSKKKKMRSFFWKTIPEEQVRGKTNIWTIAARQPQKYQIDAKTIEELFGQQEETKSPIPRRGGALNSSFRDTKEEISVLDAKRCMNIGIFLKQFKKSPQSIVEDILQGNGEHYGSETLREFLKLLPESEEVKKLKTFSGDAAKLSLPDSFIYFLIQVPNYSLRIEAMVLKKEFLPSCSSLWDDMSVLRVATKELMSCEELHSILHLVLQAGNIMNAGGYAGNAVGFKLSSLLKLADTKANKPGMNLLHFVALEAQKKDVVLLNFSEKLRHVQDTARLSLDNTESELHSLSARTRSLQENIQRDPELCQQMKAFIKFALQKLEELESWREELQKEAHALIDFFCEDKETMKLDECLQIFREFCTKFDKAVKDNRDREMQELRQLQKLKGLEEKRRSWAAGEIGGFGRSSSENDVELLTKKSLEDVLPFLHQRPISPSHRPPNSRRSRLSLGTSADRELLTFLETSTGEDLNKFNSLPRTGTRQSRPSMAWMEPTGPKDVNSNHLHFHQAPEAEKDSNNPPLIQPGQLPNPCLENSNAILYRTQNHTNNNNIQSNSGPGVPPLSTLTMGIEERELVHGLIQFDLQEPMKQEESPRFISEDSSPVESESLDDASLPSLTAADDILVPTGQDSKEMTERETGSSAPKDVAADVIVPSSTVSAATDTSESENKEAGVIFYISDTTDCSLTLDCSEGNDPKMGSSESKEGKTVNGSVSSGTGDMEGETRSSRVPSISNFSPTGEDCAFAVGKNEPGYKCGLPKDKVVKGKEATGPKRNSLKDTPTSASKPGNVRRSLGPSSKPVRTLNASENESMRKVVPISKSSRSSGSWKRPEVTARATPREATSSTDTRLPRRSSVRAAAVAAEEQRLQRGNVTSSSIRLGKDSPLQHKTSLKKPSAKPIRNLPKSKTDETKICRTNPQESEDAEEVPKPPPPVSIPRPPPPIPSFARNTVASSSRRLKTDSPPVSKVPGITRAASQRQLRIKTTSEDTQTKNGGILRRTSSARTAPKCPESSGSTSGKEEASLKGRGTVEKSSLKRKDLNRTTLGKILNPLWK